The sequence below is a genomic window from Anaerobacillus alkaliphilus.
TACTGCCACTACCGTCGTAGTGAGTACAACTCCAAGGGTAGCTAATGATAATGAAGGGATCGCCACTGATTTCACCGTTGACCATTTGGTTTGTAATCCACCTTCAAAAAGAATAATTACTAAAGCAATAATCCCGATCAGTTGCGCATATCTAGCATTATCAAAATAAATAATTCCAAGACCGTCACTACCTACAACCATCCCAACGACGATAAATAGTACTAGAGCAGGTACGCCTAAACGGCTCGAAAACTTTGTCGTTATTACACCTACTATTAACAAAAGTGCTCCAAGGAGAACAAAATAGTCTGCATTAAAAATTACCCCATTCAAATTCCCTCCCCCTCTATATAATCTTGGAATCAGATAATCTATGAATAGTTTTTACTTGAATGCCCGTTACGTTACATAACCTTATTATAGCATTAGTTTTTGTATCATTAAAAATGAATTGCTTAAAAACTTAGAAAATATTTCTTCATTCGTTATATTTATAAAAAGCAATTATTGATTTTTAAATCTAGTTGTTGAAATGTTCCTATTATGTACCTAATCGGAACATTTGACTTGGACATTGGAAACTAATATCACAAAATAAAAATCCTCGATTAAGAGGATTTAAGATTGATCAAATTTGTCGTTGATCATTTTATTTAATATATGGTTAATCCCGATTGTTCTTTCTACTTCTAGGACAAAGGCAATACCTTTTCCAGGTTTATTCAACTCTACATCTTCTTCAATTTGTTCTAATACTTGCTTTGTTTTTTCTCGATCAACAAGTGTTAAGACAATATCTTTTTCAGGTTCAATTAGAATATTAAACAATTTTGCTTGTTCATGGATACCAGTTCCTCGCCCTGAAATAATCGTACCACCTTCCGCACCAGCTTTCTTTGACGCATCCACAACGTCGTCAGAGTCACCTTTGTTTACAATTGTTACGATCAGGTCATAAAGTACAGCTTGTTTTTCCACCGCAGTTTTCCCCTCCAGATATTGAGTTGAGTGCGTGCTTATTCCAAGTAAATGAGCTATACCTGTAATCGCCTTAGTTCCGATGACAATCGCAAGCCCACTTCCAGGGGTACATAGTCTTCCCTCGTCTTCAATTGCCGAAATAACTCTATCACTAATATCCGAAGTTGTTAAAGTTAAGATAAGCTCTTTTTCTGGGACGATAGGAATTCCTAAAAATGATTTATTTTCATGAACGCCTGTTCCACGTCCAAAAATGACTGTTCCACCTTCTGCTCCGGCTTGTTTAGAAGCTTTAACAATTTTTTTCGCTTGTCCTTTTTTAACTATTGTAATAATGAGCTTATGCCCCTTGTTTACGCTTTTCATTCTGTTTCTCTCGCCCCTTTCCTTCAAATAGTAACCCTAATGTAAGAACAGAAATAATTGGGGATAAAGCCACCAAAGCGATCATACCAAATCCGTCTAATAGGGGATCACGCCCATCAATCACTGAAGCTACACCAACAGCAATAGCAAGAACAAATGTCACTGTCATCGGTCCTGTAGCAACTCCCCCTGAATCAAAGGCAATCGCTGTAAACCGATTGGATGAAAAATACATTAAGGTAAGGGCAATCAAATACCCTGGAATGATAAAGTACCATAAGGGGATCCCTACTATTATCCGTAACATGGATAGGGCAATCGAAACCGCTACTCCAATTGATAACGTGTATAACATTACTTTTTGCGAAATATAACCACCAGAAACCTTTTCTACCTCATGATTTAAAATTCTTACCGCAGGTTCTGCAAAGGTCGCAACAAACCCAAATACAAACCCAATAGGAATTAACACCCAACGGTCCGATAGACTTCCTAGCTTTTCACCGATTAGCTCACCTACGGGGAAAAATCCAACATGGACACCTTGTAGAAAGAAAGCTAATCCTAGAAATGATAATACTATACCTTTTGCTATATTCACTAGTTTTTTTCGATCGAGCTTTAAAAAGAACACCTGAAATATCAAGAAAAATAGTACTAAGGGGATTAACGCAAAGGTTACCTCTAACAAAACATGACCAAAGCCTTTAAAGATATGTATGTTCATCCGTATATCACCCCTAAAATCAAAACTGCTAGGATCGGACCAATAGAAGCAAGGGCAACTAAACCAAAGCTGTCACTAGAAGTAGCTTTTCCCTTCAGTACGGAAGCCACACCTACACCTAATGCTAGAATAAAAGGTACTGTCATCGGGCCAGTGGTCACACCACCTGAATCAAACGAAATCGGGATAAAGTTGGCTGGTGTAAAAGCTGCTAGTAAGAACGCTATGCCATAGCCTACCATTAATAAATGTGTAATTTTTATATTAAAAATAATTCTTATTAGAGCAAGGGCTACAAATATACCAACCCCTAAGGCTACAGAATAGATAAGAATGTTACTAGAGATTTCACCGTTTGAAACAAGATCAATTTGCGTAGCTAAAACTCTTACGTCCGGTTCCGCAACAGTCACTACAAATCCTAGGAGAAAACCGAAGAATAAAATCAACGATAATTTGTTGGTCTTAGGTAACGCAGATCCAATCATCTCCCCAACAGGAAGAAGACCAATTTGAACCCCTAATAGAAATAAAATGAGCCCTACACTGACAAAAACCACACCAACTAAAAACTGCAAAAACATCTCTAATGGTAACCAGATAATCGTGAATTGAAGAATAATGACAACTACGGTGAGTGGAATTACTGCAAAAACCACCTCTTTAATGGTGTCCTTGAGATCATGCATAATTAGTTCTCTCCTATCTCATTATCTAGGGGTCTATATCTACTA
It includes:
- a CDS encoding P-II family nitrogen regulator encodes the protein MKSVNKGHKLIITIVKKGQAKKIVKASKQAGAEGGTVIFGRGTGVHENKSFLGIPIVPEKELILTLTTSDISDRVISAIEDEGRLCTPGSGLAIVIGTKAITGIAHLLGISTHSTQYLEGKTAVEKQAVLYDLIVTIVNKGDSDDVVDASKKAGAEGGTIISGRGTGIHEQAKLFNILIEPEKDIVLTLVDREKTKQVLEQIEEDVELNKPGKGIAFVLEVERTIGINHILNKMINDKFDQS
- a CDS encoding DUF1538 domain-containing protein, with the translated sequence MNIHIFKGFGHVLLEVTFALIPLVLFFLIFQVFFLKLDRKKLVNIAKGIVLSFLGLAFFLQGVHVGFFPVGELIGEKLGSLSDRWVLIPIGFVFGFVATFAEPAVRILNHEVEKVSGGYISQKVMLYTLSIGVAVSIALSMLRIIVGIPLWYFIIPGYLIALTLMYFSSNRFTAIAFDSGGVATGPMTVTFVLAIAVGVASVIDGRDPLLDGFGMIALVALSPIISVLTLGLLFEGKGREKQNEKRKQGA
- a CDS encoding DUF1538 domain-containing protein, which produces MHDLKDTIKEVVFAVIPLTVVVIILQFTIIWLPLEMFLQFLVGVVFVSVGLILFLLGVQIGLLPVGEMIGSALPKTNKLSLILFFGFLLGFVVTVAEPDVRVLATQIDLVSNGEISSNILIYSVALGVGIFVALALIRIIFNIKITHLLMVGYGIAFLLAAFTPANFIPISFDSGGVTTGPMTVPFILALGVGVASVLKGKATSSDSFGLVALASIGPILAVLILGVIYG